A genomic window from Elusimicrobiota bacterium includes:
- a CDS encoding ankyrin repeat domain-containing protein, producing MSRLRAALAALPLTLLLASCAGGPSRPTVVLNPLNAAAQNADAVSIRAQLKEGADPCAKDVDGRSAVSRLFYNGGRMADAILPAAVERGCPAALYFAAALGRAESVRDLLAKGAPARGVDADWRPIDGAAAGLPGAGGETPGHVEAARMLLDAGVDPNARRENGYSPLHFAITNNHPGVAKLLLERGANPNDEGYQGEPLLGKAASHGHIATVRLMLEKGADPEPAIAALERSVTYWQGKLSRPYAGVYEQNQLQAARNSIALIQRLAAERRAPAAAGGTTREELASIVAAAVEKASAKRVTAGAPPEPSSDVDQPSYRRPARPSDLAVVVGVTKYSDLVEAAYGERDAEAVKNHLIAQGFPSRNVVLLSGEKASRSAIEKFVETWLPRNVTSDSRVVFYFSGHGAPDPVSGKTYLVPWDGDPGFLENTAYPIARLYEKLGALESRSVLVALDACFSGSGGRSVLAKGARPLVAHVASAAVPKNLTVLAAAAGNEIASTADEQGHGLFTYHLLKGLTSAARGADGVLSARALHEYLTPKVQDAARRQNRSQTPTLIGEAGLEVAR from the coding sequence ATGTCTCGACTTCGCGCCGCCCTCGCGGCCCTACCGCTCACCCTCTTGCTCGCGTCCTGTGCCGGAGGCCCGTCGCGCCCGACGGTCGTCCTCAATCCGCTCAATGCAGCCGCGCAGAACGCGGACGCGGTCTCGATTCGGGCCCAACTCAAGGAGGGAGCTGATCCGTGCGCGAAAGACGTCGACGGGCGTTCGGCCGTCTCCCGCCTTTTCTACAACGGGGGCCGCATGGCCGACGCGATCCTGCCGGCCGCCGTCGAGCGCGGATGCCCCGCGGCGCTCTACTTCGCGGCCGCGCTGGGGCGGGCCGAGTCTGTCCGCGACTTGCTCGCGAAGGGCGCGCCGGCGCGCGGCGTAGATGCGGATTGGAGACCGATCGACGGGGCGGCGGCGGGCTTGCCCGGGGCCGGCGGCGAGACGCCCGGCCACGTTGAAGCGGCCCGGATGCTGCTGGACGCGGGCGTGGACCCCAACGCCAGGCGAGAGAACGGTTATTCGCCCCTGCACTTCGCTATCACCAATAATCACCCTGGCGTCGCCAAGCTCCTGCTCGAGCGTGGGGCCAACCCGAACGATGAGGGCTATCAGGGCGAGCCGCTACTCGGCAAGGCGGCGAGCCATGGGCATATCGCGACGGTCCGTTTGATGCTCGAAAAGGGCGCCGACCCGGAGCCGGCGATCGCAGCTCTCGAGCGGAGCGTCACATACTGGCAAGGCAAGCTCTCACGGCCCTATGCCGGAGTCTATGAGCAAAATCAGCTCCAGGCCGCGCGCAACTCGATCGCTCTGATCCAGCGTCTCGCCGCCGAGCGCCGCGCGCCAGCCGCTGCGGGCGGGACGACGAGGGAGGAACTCGCGAGCATCGTCGCGGCCGCCGTCGAGAAGGCCTCGGCGAAGCGCGTGACCGCCGGAGCTCCGCCCGAGCCGAGCTCGGATGTGGACCAGCCGTCATACCGACGCCCCGCGCGCCCGTCCGACCTCGCCGTCGTCGTCGGCGTGACAAAATACTCCGACCTCGTCGAGGCTGCATACGGCGAGCGCGACGCGGAGGCGGTCAAGAATCATCTCATCGCCCAGGGCTTCCCGAGCCGCAACGTCGTGCTGCTCTCCGGAGAGAAGGCCTCGCGCTCGGCTATCGAGAAGTTTGTCGAGACCTGGCTGCCGCGCAACGTGACTTCGGACTCGCGCGTGGTGTTCTACTTCTCCGGCCACGGAGCGCCGGACCCGGTCAGCGGCAAGACCTATCTCGTGCCGTGGGACGGCGACCCCGGCTTCCTCGAGAACACGGCCTATCCCATCGCGCGCCTGTACGAGAAGCTGGGCGCGCTCGAGTCTCGCTCCGTGCTTGTCGCGCTCGACGCCTGCTTCTCGGGTTCCGGCGGACGTTCGGTTCTTGCCAAGGGCGCGCGCCCACTGGTCGCGCATGTCGCGAGCGCCGCGGTTCCGAAGAACCTGACCGTGCTCGCTGCCGCCGCGGGCAACGAGATCGCTTCGACCGCTGACGAGCAAGGCCACGGACTGTTCACTTACCACCTGCTCAAAGGCTTGACGAGCGCGGCTCGCGGCGCGGACGGTGTGCTGTCCGCGCGCGCGTTGCATGAATATCTCACCCCGAAGGTCCAGGACGCCGCCCGCCGTCAGAACCGTTCGCAGACACCGACCTTGA
- a CDS encoding ankyrin repeat domain-containing protein, with product MFIVMKQSRPIPLAAATAAVLLGLTCAMSGCMAMGGNVWKIQRTYKAMESGTADDVMRELGSRDPARPIVDVVGTPTLWELTDKKGRQDVVHRLVDAGHPPPKGTFVRWALHDPALGRKLLARGVSVDERDDYGATVLMGAAGHGDIELMRFMLDKGAAPGTLTYNHRTNALIAAAKACKLEAARLLLERGVGVDAVGSDAPTALLHAAEQGCVDVAMLLLERGADPNKSGVNRWTAFMYATKNGDIALARELARRGADASVQSKDGMSAERLAKESGNSAIVAMVTQALSGAPVPAAASPTPRAPVLPAPSSPGFSSGERPDDLAVVVGIETYSDIASKAPYAERDADAFKAHMRALGVPERNIVLLKGSKASRSSLVKNLEQWLPRMAKPDSRVYFYFSGHGAPEVKTGQAYLVPWDGDPNFLESTAYSIRQLYQTLGKLPAKQVLVAMDSCFSGAGGRSVLASGARPLVGKIETGVAPARITVLAASASNEISGSLDDKGHGAFTYFLLQGLSAGKTTPQALLDYLTPRVQDEARRLNRDQTPQLQGDGSWSLR from the coding sequence ATGTTCATCGTCATGAAACAGTCCCGCCCCATCCCTTTGGCCGCCGCGACCGCTGCCGTGCTCCTCGGCCTCACCTGCGCGATGTCGGGCTGCATGGCCATGGGCGGCAATGTTTGGAAAATCCAGCGCACATACAAGGCCATGGAGAGCGGCACGGCCGACGATGTCATGCGCGAGCTCGGTTCCCGCGATCCGGCGCGGCCCATCGTGGATGTTGTCGGCACCCCTACGCTGTGGGAGTTGACGGACAAAAAAGGGCGCCAGGATGTGGTCCACCGCCTCGTGGACGCCGGCCATCCTCCGCCGAAGGGAACCTTCGTTCGTTGGGCTCTCCACGACCCTGCGCTGGGCCGCAAGTTGCTTGCCCGCGGAGTGAGCGTGGACGAGCGCGACGATTACGGCGCCACCGTTTTGATGGGAGCCGCCGGCCACGGTGACATCGAACTGATGCGGTTCATGTTGGATAAGGGCGCCGCGCCCGGCACCCTTACTTATAATCACCGGACGAATGCGCTCATCGCCGCCGCCAAAGCCTGCAAACTCGAGGCCGCCCGCTTGCTTCTCGAGCGCGGCGTGGGCGTTGACGCTGTCGGTTCGGACGCGCCGACGGCCCTGCTTCACGCCGCCGAGCAGGGGTGCGTTGATGTCGCCATGCTGCTCCTGGAGCGCGGCGCGGATCCGAACAAGTCGGGCGTGAACCGATGGACGGCCTTCATGTACGCGACCAAGAACGGTGATATCGCCTTGGCCCGGGAACTGGCCCGCCGCGGTGCGGACGCGTCGGTCCAGAGCAAGGACGGCATGTCGGCCGAACGGCTGGCCAAGGAGAGCGGCAACTCGGCCATCGTCGCCATGGTCACGCAGGCTCTCAGCGGTGCCCCCGTCCCCGCCGCCGCTTCGCCGACGCCGAGGGCGCCGGTCTTGCCCGCCCCGTCCTCCCCCGGATTCTCATCGGGCGAGCGTCCCGACGACCTGGCCGTCGTCGTCGGCATCGAGACCTACTCCGACATCGCCTCCAAGGCGCCTTACGCCGAGCGGGACGCGGACGCGTTCAAGGCTCACATGCGCGCGCTCGGTGTGCCCGAGCGCAACATCGTCCTGCTCAAGGGCTCCAAGGCGAGCCGGTCTTCGCTCGTGAAGAATCTGGAGCAGTGGCTGCCGCGCATGGCCAAGCCGGACAGCCGCGTGTACTTCTATTTCTCCGGCCATGGCGCGCCCGAGGTAAAGACCGGGCAGGCCTATCTCGTGCCGTGGGACGGCGATCCCAACTTCCTGGAATCGACCGCCTACTCCATCAGGCAGCTCTACCAGACGCTCGGGAAACTTCCCGCCAAGCAGGTACTCGTCGCCATGGACTCCTGTTTTTCCGGAGCCGGCGGACGCTCGGTGCTGGCATCCGGCGCGCGGCCTCTCGTGGGAAAGATCGAGACCGGCGTCGCGCCCGCGAGGATCACGGTTCTCGCGGCCTCCGCTTCCAACGAGATCTCCGGCTCGCTCGATGACAAGGGCCATGGGGCCTTCACCTATTTTCTGCTTCAGGGCCTCAGCGCGGGCAAGACGACGCCCCAAGCGCTCCTGGACTACCTGACGCCGCGCGTGCAGGACGAGGCGCGCCGCCTCAACCGCGATCAGACACCGCAGCTCCAGGGCGACGGATCATGGTCCTTACGATGA
- a CDS encoding glycoside hydrolase family 3 C-terminal domain-containing protein, protein MKKSLLLALVLSIAAGTAARAETWAERTLRGMTLEEKVGQLLMLSVFAGWDKTELDATREAIRLYKPGGLIFYRADSKTHVGLVNEMQGLSGQPLLIALDAEWGLSMRLSDAIRFPRNMTLGALTDDGLLRSLGSEIGRELRVVGVHLNLAPDVDVNNNPKNPIINDRSFGENPQKVAAKGASYMLGIQAAGVLACAKHFPGHGDTDVDSHLDLPRIPHPRERFDRVEFIPFKKQIEDGVAAVMIAHLSVPALESDANRPVSLSSQVITGLLRRELGFGGLVVSDALAMAAITKAYPGGQAMAEAAFAGTDVLLLGSDNGKILPVLSQQLPDGFKRIAEAVRSGRLPEAELDQRVLRILRAKEALGLDRERLVPAENLSDKLMTAGAMKLKKDLYRKALTLVRNDGDFLPLRLGRKIAHVQIGAPPRLRGLHNRFPWFFRRSAYTPFAKALAERIPFSAFYASSRPTPDETRRMIERLSGYDAVIVSIQGMTRKAAEGYGLTAEGLDMLARVRASRKPTALVVFGNPYSLALAGPQTAVLVAYEDDPEAQAGAAEVVSGALKAEGRLPVTASQDFPEGSGL, encoded by the coding sequence TTGAAGAAATCGCTGCTCTTGGCGCTGGTCCTGTCGATCGCGGCCGGGACCGCGGCGCGCGCGGAAACGTGGGCGGAGCGAACTCTTCGCGGCATGACGCTTGAGGAGAAAGTCGGGCAGCTCCTCATGCTTTCCGTTTTTGCCGGCTGGGACAAGACCGAACTCGACGCAACCCGCGAAGCGATACGCTTATACAAGCCCGGAGGCCTTATCTTTTATCGGGCCGATTCAAAGACCCACGTCGGCTTGGTCAATGAGATGCAGGGTTTGAGCGGCCAGCCGCTCTTGATAGCCTTGGACGCGGAATGGGGCTTGAGCATGCGGCTCTCCGATGCGATCCGGTTTCCCCGCAACATGACCTTGGGTGCGCTGACGGACGACGGACTTCTCCGGTCCCTCGGGTCCGAGATCGGCCGCGAACTTCGTGTCGTCGGCGTCCACCTGAACCTCGCTCCGGACGTCGACGTCAACAACAACCCGAAGAATCCGATCATCAACGACCGGTCGTTCGGCGAGAACCCGCAGAAGGTCGCGGCGAAGGGCGCCTCGTACATGCTCGGCATTCAAGCCGCCGGGGTCTTGGCCTGCGCCAAGCACTTCCCGGGCCACGGCGACACGGACGTCGATTCCCATCTCGACCTGCCGCGCATCCCGCACCCGCGGGAAAGATTCGATCGGGTTGAATTCATTCCTTTCAAAAAACAGATCGAAGACGGCGTCGCGGCCGTGATGATCGCGCATCTTTCGGTCCCGGCCCTGGAATCGGATGCTAATCGTCCGGTCTCGCTTTCGTCGCAGGTCATCACCGGATTGCTGCGGCGGGAGCTGGGGTTCGGCGGCCTGGTCGTCTCGGACGCGTTGGCGATGGCGGCGATCACCAAGGCTTATCCGGGAGGACAGGCCATGGCCGAGGCCGCTTTCGCCGGGACCGACGTGCTGCTCCTGGGAAGCGACAACGGGAAGATCCTTCCCGTCCTTTCTCAGCAATTGCCGGACGGCTTCAAGAGGATCGCCGAAGCCGTTCGTTCCGGCCGGCTGCCGGAGGCGGAACTGGATCAGAGGGTCTTGAGGATCTTGCGCGCCAAGGAAGCCCTCGGCCTCGATCGCGAGCGCCTCGTGCCGGCCGAAAATCTCTCGGACAAGCTGATGACGGCGGGGGCTATGAAGCTGAAAAAAGACCTCTATCGCAAAGCCCTGACGCTCGTTCGCAATGACGGCGATTTTCTGCCGTTGCGACTGGGACGAAAGATCGCTCACGTGCAGATCGGAGCGCCTCCGCGCCTGCGCGGGCTGCACAACCGCTTTCCTTGGTTCTTTCGCCGCTCGGCGTATACTCCGTTCGCCAAAGCCTTGGCTGAGCGTATTCCGTTCAGCGCCTTCTATGCCTCCTCACGTCCGACTCCGGACGAGACCCGGCGGATGATTGAAAGATTGTCCGGATATGACGCCGTGATCGTGTCTATCCAAGGGATGACGCGCAAGGCTGCCGAGGGGTATGGCCTGACCGCGGAGGGTCTGGATATGCTCGCGCGCGTCCGCGCTTCCCGTAAGCCGACGGCTCTCGTCGTCTTCGGCAATCCCTACAGCCTCGCGCTCGCGGGTCCACAGACGGCCGTTCTTGTCGCTTATGAAGACGATCCGGAGGCGCAGGCAGGAGCCGCCGAGGTGGTTTCCGGCGCGCTCAAAGCGGAAGGGCGCCTGCCCGTGACCGCCTCTCAGGACTTCCCGGAAGGATCGGGACTTTGA